From a region of the Eublepharis macularius isolate TG4126 chromosome 7, MPM_Emac_v1.0, whole genome shotgun sequence genome:
- the RNF139 gene encoding E3 ubiquitin-protein ligase RNF139 — translation MAALGPPQPPPLRLGPRLRAGAEVALRVPSLFFIDAIFNSAPVLPGDSLWVGLLGGLLRLLGVFVSSIVLVLSQRSLFQFYMISSAFLLAATSVLVNYYAFLHINFHSAYYTEAFGVPLLPHKGPSLWMALSVLQLAFGIGYVALLNIQSIYSQLIILDLLIPVVGLIIELPLHIRQILVYISGFILTFYTLAILVSKMKRFYYSTRYVYLLVRHMYRIYGLQLLLEDTWKRIRFPTVLRVFWLTRLTAQAVVLIYVVKMAEADAGVKFYMISWDNFWEILCSLIISGCDSTLTVLGMSAVISSVAHYLGLGILAFIGSTDEDDKRLGFVAPVLFFILALQTGLSGLKPEERLVRLSRNMCLLLTAVLHFIHGMTDPVLMSLSASHVSSFRRHFPVLFVSACLFVLPILLSYMLWHHYALNTWLFAVTAFCVELCLKVIVSITVYVLFMIDGYYNVLWEKLDDYVYYVRSTGNIIEFLFGLIMFGNGAYTMIFESGSKIRACMMCLHAYFNIYLQAKNGWKTFINRRTAVKKINSLPEVKGERLREIDDVCAICYHEFTTSARITPCNHYFHALCLRKWLYIQDTCPMCHQKVYIEDKENTNASNNNGFVARDENEPNENLEDSDGTDSEEEEEETDGLT, via the coding sequence gtgTCTTTGTATCCAGTATCGTTCTAGTTCTTTCACAAAGATCACTTTTCCAGTTTTATATGATCAGCTCTGCATTTCTGCTGGCCGCAACATCAGTGTTGGTGAACTATTATGCTTTTTTGCACATAAACTTCCACAGTGCCTATTACACAGAAGCTTTTGGAGTCCCTCTCCTGCCTCATAAAGGACCTTCCCTGTGGATGGCACTCTCTGTCCTTCAGCTTGCCTTTGGAATTGGCTACGTTGCACTGTTAAATATCCAGTCCATATACTCTCAGCTGATCATACTGGATTTATTGATTCCCGTTGTAGGCTTGATCATTGAACTCCCTTTACACATCAGGCAGATTTTAGTCTATATCTCAGGCTTCATATTGACATTTTACACCCTGGCCATTTTAGTTTCTAAAATGAAACGGTTCTACTACTCCACGCGGTATGTCTATCTCCTTGTAAGGCACATGTATCGCATTTATGGATTACAGTTGTTGTTGGAAGATACATGGAAAAGGATCCGTTTCCCAACTGTACTACGTGTCTTTTGGTTAACAAGACTTACAGCCCAGGCCGTTGTGCTAATTTATGTTGTCAAGATGGCAGAGGCTGATGCAGGTGTGAAATTCTACATGATTTCTTGGGACAATTTTTGGGAAATACTTTGCAGCCTTATTATTAGTGGGTGTGATTCAACTTTAACTGTATTAGGCATGAGTGCTGTAATTTCCTCTGTAGCTCATTATCTGGGGCTTGGCATTTTGGCCTTTATAGGCTCTACAGATGAAGATGACAAGAGGCTTGGTTTTGTGGCCcccgttttattttttattttggccCTGCAGACTGGTTTAAGTGGGCTAAAGCCGGAAGAGAGACTAGTGCGCTTGAGTCGCAACATGTGCCTTTTGCTAACCGCAGTCCTGCATTTTATCCATGGAATGACAGATCCTGTCCTAATGTCTCTGAGTGCCTCCCATGTGTCCTCCTTTCGCAGACACTTCCCAGTACTTTTTGTCTCAGCTTGCCTCTTTGTTCTTCCAATCTTGCTCAGTTACATGCTTTGGCACCACTATGCACTAAATACATGGCTGTTTGCAGTTACAGCATTCTGTGTGGAACTCTGCCTGAAGGTTATTGTTTCTATCACTGTGTATGTACTGTTCATGATCGATGGCTACTATAATGTCCTATGGGAAAAGCTCGATGATTACGTCTACTATGTTCGATCCACGGGCAATATTATTGAGTTTCTATTCGGGCTAATAATGTTTGGAAATGGTGCTTACACCATGATATTTGAATCAGGAAGCAAAATCCGGGCATGTATGATGTGTTTGCATGCCTATTTCAACATCTACTTGCAAGCAAAGAATGGTTGGAAAACTTTCATAAATCGCAGGACTGCTGTTAAGAAAATCAACTCACTTCCTGAAGTCAAAGGAGAGAGATTACGTGAAATAGATGATGTGTGTGCAATCTGCTACCATGAGTTTACTACATCTGCTCGTATTACTCCATGCAATCACTACTTCCATGCACTTTGCCTTCGGAAATGGCTCTATATTCAAGACACTTGTCCAATGTGCCATCAGAAAGTTTATATTGAGGATAAGGAGAATACCAACGCCTCAAACAACAATGGTTTTGTTGCACGTGATGAAAATGAACCTAATGAAAATCTTGAAGACAGTGACGGTACTGacagcgaggaggaggaggaagagactgATGGCTTGACTTAG